The genomic region GTCACTCTGAATGTGGTGGCACTGTTCGGATTAGCCGCGTTTACGCCGCTGCGTTAGGGGCAAACAGGAAGTTGGCAATCAGCTCTTTACCGCCCTCGGTGGCAAACGACTCCGGGTGAAACTGAATGCCGTGAATCGGGTAGTCGCGGTGTTTCACGCCCATCAGCTCAAATTCACCCGCCGCCTGCCAGCGGCTGCGTTCAGCAAAGCGGTCGGCGGCGAGTGCACCCACCGTGGCGGTCACCTCCAGGCACTCCGGCAGGGTCGCCGCATCGGCAATCAGTGAGTGGTAGCGCATCACTTCAAGCTGGTCGGGCACGCCGTGAAACACCGAGCGGTTGTCGTGGTGGATGGGGCTGATTTTGCCATGCATTGGCAGCGGCGCTTTGACTACCTTGCCACCAAACACATGCACGATCCCCTGCATCCCTAAGCAAACCCCCAGTAGCGGCGTGGTTTTTCCCAGCTTCTCAATCACCTCGGCACAGACGCCAAAGTAACGCGGGTCATCCGGCGAGCCGGGGCCAGGCGAGATAATAATGCGATCCGGCGCCATGGCTTCAATCGCTTTAAAATCGATCTGGTTATTGCGCTTCACTATGATCTCAAAATGAGGCAGCTCGCCGCGATTCTTCTCCGTGGTCAGAATCTCACCAATAAACTGGTAAAGGTTGTAGGTGAATGAGTCGTAGTTATCGATGATCAGCACCTTCATGCGGGGCTCTCCGTTTCCGTATCCATAAAGGGGGCTAAGGCCTTGCGGGTGCCGGCAAATTTGCGGCGAATTTCCTCGTACTCATCCTCGGCGTTGCTGTCGTACACGTTGCCGCCGCAGGTTTGCACGTAGGCGCGTTCGCCGTTCACAAATACCGTACGAATGGGAATCGCAAAGGTGCAGTCGCCGTTAAACGAGAACTGGCCCACCGCGCCGCCGTAGGGGCCGCGCCCATCGGTTTCTAGGTCGTCGATAATCTTCATTGCTTCGATTTTAGGTGCGCCTGTCAGCGTACCCGCCGGGAAGTTGCTGGCCAGTGCGGTGAACATATCCTCACCTTCATCAATAATCCCAACAATTTCGCTAGAGATATGCTGAACGTGACTGAAGCGCTTGATATCCATCAGGCTGCGTACTTTGACCGTGCCGAACTGAGCCACTCGGCCAATGTCGTTGCGGTGCAGGTCCACAATCATATTGTGTTCGGCGATCTCTTTCGGGTCGTTGAGCAGCGCCCGGGCAAGCTGGGTATCTTCCTGGGGCGTTTGGCCGCGCAGGGTAGTGCCTGCTAACGGGAACGTCTCCATCTCCCCCTGGCGCAGGCGGAACAGCAGCTCAGGGCTTGCGCCAATCAGCTTCTGCTCGCCAAACTTCACGTAGTACATCTGCGGCGAAGGGTTAATGGTGCGCAGCTGGTCGTAAAGCGCCAGGGTATCGCCCTGAATGCGAAAGCGTTTTTTAAAGCCCACTTCGCACTGAAAAACTTTGCCATCGATGATGTCCTGTTTCACCTTGGCGACCGCTTCGGCATGTTCGGCTTTGCTCATGGTGTCGCCCAACGCGGTAATGTGCAGCGCGCCTGCGGGCTTGTCGTCGGCGTCGATCAGCGTCTGTAGAAACTCGTAACGGCTGTTGTCGTAGTAGAAGTAGGTGACTTCGCCTGTCATCTTGTCGAGGATCAAGCCGTCTTTATACAGCCCAAAGCGGAACGTATCGAAGTCTTCGCTAGCCTTCAGCGTCAGCGACGGCTCGAAGTACTGCATGGCGTCGTAACCTAAATAGCCGCTTAATCCGCCCGCGTACTTGCGCGAGATAATGTTCTGCGGGATCAGGCTACGTAGCAGCTCGTAGGGGTTGTCGCTGGGGTAGTGGTTGGTATCGCCGTCACGGCTTTCAATGGTCAGCGTGGTGCCATTGGCGTAGAGCGTGTACTCAGGGTCAAAGCCGATGATCGAGTGGCGCGCCATGTGGCTATCTTCGCCCAGCGACTCCAGCATGTAGCAGGTATCGAAGTGCCGCTCGATTTTTTGAAACAGGGCAAAGAAGTCGCAGTCCGCTGCAAGGGTAACGTAGTGAGGCTTGCGGGGCAGGGTGAACGGCTGGGGGCCTGCCGCAGCGGCCTTATCAGTGGTGCTCATAAGTGATCATTCCGTGAAGAGGCTAACATCGTCAGCGCGCGTGAACCGCGTGACACGGTCGCAATACCCACGCCGAGGGTTTCGGCAATTTTGCGGTGGGGCACGCCTTCGCGTAGCAGCTTAAAAATCTGTAGGCGTTTGCTGATTTCTTGGTATTCGGCGGGCGTTAACAGGCTAGCAAGCGCCTCGTGCATGGCCTCAGGCGAGTCAATGTTGAGCAAGTGACGCGCTAGTTCGGCTTGAAAATGATCATTTGAGGAAACGTTTGTAAACACTGTTAATCACCAAGCCGTTATTAATGTACTAGCGTACTAGTACATTAACAGCATGGGATAAAAGGTCAATGCCAAAACGATGGCAGCGCTATGTTTTTTTAATGCACGGGAGATTCGGCAAGCGGTTATTAAAAGGGCAAGTGTAGCGATGCGCTCAGCATATTGAGGTGGCTTAGGGTGGGGGCGTCGATACGTTCGTACTCAAGTCGGCTCACTAGCCGGTTAATGGTCATCGTTGCGCCGAAGCCTTGCAGTAAGGCAGTGCCACCGCTGTCGGCCAGGGGTTGGTCGGTTTCTCCACGCCACTCGGTAAAGCCGGATTTCGCGTAGATGCTAAACGCGCCCATTCTAACCCCTGCCACAAGGGCGCCACCTAAGCTGAGGGTATCCATAATGAGGGGGGAAACGCCGTTGGAAATGGGCACTTCTTCACTTTCGCGGTACGCAATTTCAGCGCCAATATCCAAACGCGGCAGCCGCTCTGGGCTGAAACCGGCGGTCAGTCGAAAACCCGTGGTGTAGGTATCTAAACTGTTTAAATCACTACCTTCCAATACCAAGCCATTGGCCAGTGTGATGAGTTCACTTTCGGTGGCGGTATAAGCCATCACGGGAGTGCTGTCGCTAGCAAGGCAGCTCATAAAGGGGAGCGTCGAGCCAAATGCACTATAGAGCAGGGTGCTTGCCAAGCGGTTCATTGGCGTTCCTCTGTCCTTTGACATGGAAGGTATCTTTACCAGCCTAGCAACGCGCGCTGATTTCTACCACGTTAATTGCGTTATTGGCCAAATTTTCTAGCAGGTTTTTCCCCATCTTTAAAAAGCGCTCGCCAAATACCCACTGCGGCGAAAGCACGGCTGTGTGCGGCGTTTGCTCTTTTTGTCGCTGACGCTGGCGCCACTCCAGAGCGGTACTACTCCAGTCTTCGCAACGTGAAAGCGTAAATCCTTCGGCCTCAAGCCGCTGGGTTAAATCAGCCAGGGTAAGTAGGTGCGAATGTTCCTGTGTTTCTGCCCAAGGCACCGGTAAGCGGAGGTTGGCAATGTTTTCGCCACTGACCACCTCGTGCATTACGAGCGTTCCGCCCGGGCGAAGTACGCGGCGGCACTGCGCCAGAACGCGGGCAGGGTCAGGCATGTTCATTAAGCTGTGTTGAAACAGGACGGCATCGAATGTGTGTTTTGGAAAGGGCAATGCGCAGGCATCTCCGGTAACACAGC from Halomonas sp. 7T harbors:
- a CDS encoding anthranilate synthase component II, whose amino-acid sequence is MKVLIIDNYDSFTYNLYQFIGEILTTEKNRGELPHFEIIVKRNNQIDFKAIEAMAPDRIIISPGPGSPDDPRYFGVCAEVIEKLGKTTPLLGVCLGMQGIVHVFGGKVVKAPLPMHGKISPIHHDNRSVFHGVPDQLEVMRYHSLIADAATLPECLEVTATVGALAADRFAERSRWQAAGEFELMGVKHRDYPIHGIQFHPESFATEGGKELIANFLFAPNAAA
- a CDS encoding anthranilate synthase component I family protein, coding for MSTTDKAAAAGPQPFTLPRKPHYVTLAADCDFFALFQKIERHFDTCYMLESLGEDSHMARHSIIGFDPEYTLYANGTTLTIESRDGDTNHYPSDNPYELLRSLIPQNIISRKYAGGLSGYLGYDAMQYFEPSLTLKASEDFDTFRFGLYKDGLILDKMTGEVTYFYYDNSRYEFLQTLIDADDKPAGALHITALGDTMSKAEHAEAVAKVKQDIIDGKVFQCEVGFKKRFRIQGDTLALYDQLRTINPSPQMYYVKFGEQKLIGASPELLFRLRQGEMETFPLAGTTLRGQTPQEDTQLARALLNDPKEIAEHNMIVDLHRNDIGRVAQFGTVKVRSLMDIKRFSHVQHISSEIVGIIDEGEDMFTALASNFPAGTLTGAPKIEAMKIIDDLETDGRGPYGGAVGQFSFNGDCTFAIPIRTVFVNGERAYVQTCGGNVYDSNAEDEYEEIRRKFAGTRKALAPFMDTETESPA
- a CDS encoding trp operon repressor, translated to MFTNVSSNDHFQAELARHLLNIDSPEAMHEALASLLTPAEYQEISKRLQIFKLLREGVPHRKIAETLGVGIATVSRGSRALTMLASSRNDHL
- a CDS encoding class I SAM-dependent methyltransferase, encoding MANHQPLAEHYQQGLRDGDIITQIRTYYPDGATLHQLAPLDQLHIGGIAASKKLLNLLDAHTHTHVLDIGSGLGGLMRQGAALGFHITGLDITHRFNVLNQALTDLSLHSANPPLRCVTGDACALPFPKHTFDAVLFQHSLMNMPDPARVLAQCRRVLRPGGTLVMHEVVSGENIANLRLPVPWAETQEHSHLLTLADLTQRLEAEGFTLSRCEDWSSTALEWRQRQRQKEQTPHTAVLSPQWVFGERFLKMGKNLLENLANNAINVVEISARC